A genomic region of Cyprinus carpio isolate SPL01 chromosome B11, ASM1834038v1, whole genome shotgun sequence contains the following coding sequences:
- the LOC109047431 gene encoding histone-binding protein RBBP7-like isoform X2 — MADKEVYDDAVEERVINEEYKIWKKNTPFLYDLVMTHALEWPSLTVQWLPDVNRPEGKDYVVHRLVLGTHTSDEQNHLVIASVQIPNDDAQFDASHYDSEKGEFGGFGSVSGKIEIEIKINHEGEVNRARYMPQNPCIIATKTPTSDVLVFDYTKHPSKPDPSGECSPDLRLRGHQKEGYGLSWNANLSGNLLSASDDHTICLWDISAVPKEGKIVDAKTIFTGHTAVVEDVSWHLLHESLFGSVADDQKLMIWDTRSNNTSKPSHAVDAHTAEVNCLSFNSYSEFILATGSADKTVALWDLRNLKLKLHSFESHKDEIFQVQWSPHNETILASSGTDRRLNVWDLSKIGEEQSAEDAEDGPPELLFIHGGHTAKISDFSWNPNDPWVICSVSEDNIMQVWQMAENIYNDEEPDTPASELEGQAS; from the exons ATGGCAGACAAAGAAG TGTACGACGATGCAGTGGAGGAGAGAGTAATAAATGAGGAATACAAGATCTGGAAGAAAAACACACCGTTCCTGTATGATCTAGTCATGACACATGCACTCGAGTGGCCGAGTTTGACGGTGCAGTGGCTTCCTGATGTGAACAG GCCTGAGGGAAAGGACTACGTGGTTCATCGGCTGGTGTTGGGCACACATACTTCGGATGAGCAGAACCACTTGGTTATCGCCAGTGTTCAGATCCCTAATGATGATGCCCAGTTTGATGCGTCCCACTACGACAGTGAGAAAGGAG AGTTTGGAGGGTTTGGGTCGGTGAGCGGAAAGATCGAGATTGAAATTAAGATCAACCATGAAGGAGAAGTGAACCGAGCCAGATACATGCCACAAAACCCCTGCATCATCGCCACCAAGACCCCCACTTCTGACGTGCTGGTGTTTGACTACACCAAACACCCATCCAAGCCAG ACCCCAGTGGAGAGTGTAGTCCAGACCTGAGACTGCGGGGGCATCAGAAGGAGGGATACGGTTTGTCCTGGAACGCCAACCTGAGTGGAAACCTGCTTAGTGCGTCGGACGACCAT ACGATCTGTCTGTGGGACATCAGCGCTGTTCCTAAGGAGGGGAAGATAGTAGATGCCAAGACCATCTTCACAGGGCACACAGCTGTGGTGGAGGACGTGTCCTGGCACCTTCTACATGAATCACTGTTCGGCTCTGTGGCTGATGACCAGAAACTCATGAT CTGGGACACGCGATCTAATAACACCTCAAAGCCAAGTCATGCCGTGGATGCCCACACGGCTGAAGTCAACTGCCTGTCCTTCAACTCCTACAGCGAGTTCATTCTGGCCACTGGCTCGGCAGACAAG ACTGTTGCATTGTGGGATCTGCGTAACCTGAAGCTGAAGCTTCACTCTTTTGAGTCACACAAGGATGAAATCTTCCAG GTCCAGTGGTCTCCCCATAACGAGACCATCCTGGCTTCCAGTGGCACGGACAGACGCCTCAATGTTTGGGATCTTAG TAAAATCGGAGAAGAGCAGTCTGCGGAGGATGCAGAGGACGGGCCACCCGAGCTGCTG TTCATTCATGGTGGGCACACAGCTAAGATCTCTGATTTCTCCTGGAACCCAAATGACCCTTGGGTAATCTGTTCTGTGTCAGAGGACAACATCATGCAAGTATGGCAGATG GCTGAGAACATCTACAATGATGAAGAGCCGGACACCCCTGCGTCAGAGCTGGAAGGGCAGGCATCGTAA
- the LOC109047431 gene encoding histone-binding protein RBBP7-like isoform X1 has product MADKEVYDDAVEERVINEEYKIWKKNTPFLYDLVMTHALEWPSLTVQWLPDVNRPEGKDYVVHRLVLGTHTSDEQNHLVIASVQIPNDDAQFDASHYDSEKGAEFGGFGSVSGKIEIEIKINHEGEVNRARYMPQNPCIIATKTPTSDVLVFDYTKHPSKPDPSGECSPDLRLRGHQKEGYGLSWNANLSGNLLSASDDHTICLWDISAVPKEGKIVDAKTIFTGHTAVVEDVSWHLLHESLFGSVADDQKLMIWDTRSNNTSKPSHAVDAHTAEVNCLSFNSYSEFILATGSADKTVALWDLRNLKLKLHSFESHKDEIFQVQWSPHNETILASSGTDRRLNVWDLSKIGEEQSAEDAEDGPPELLFIHGGHTAKISDFSWNPNDPWVICSVSEDNIMQVWQMAENIYNDEEPDTPASELEGQAS; this is encoded by the exons ATGGCAGACAAAGAAG TGTACGACGATGCAGTGGAGGAGAGAGTAATAAATGAGGAATACAAGATCTGGAAGAAAAACACACCGTTCCTGTATGATCTAGTCATGACACATGCACTCGAGTGGCCGAGTTTGACGGTGCAGTGGCTTCCTGATGTGAACAG GCCTGAGGGAAAGGACTACGTGGTTCATCGGCTGGTGTTGGGCACACATACTTCGGATGAGCAGAACCACTTGGTTATCGCCAGTGTTCAGATCCCTAATGATGATGCCCAGTTTGATGCGTCCCACTACGACAGTGAGAAAGGAG CAGAGTTTGGAGGGTTTGGGTCGGTGAGCGGAAAGATCGAGATTGAAATTAAGATCAACCATGAAGGAGAAGTGAACCGAGCCAGATACATGCCACAAAACCCCTGCATCATCGCCACCAAGACCCCCACTTCTGACGTGCTGGTGTTTGACTACACCAAACACCCATCCAAGCCAG ACCCCAGTGGAGAGTGTAGTCCAGACCTGAGACTGCGGGGGCATCAGAAGGAGGGATACGGTTTGTCCTGGAACGCCAACCTGAGTGGAAACCTGCTTAGTGCGTCGGACGACCAT ACGATCTGTCTGTGGGACATCAGCGCTGTTCCTAAGGAGGGGAAGATAGTAGATGCCAAGACCATCTTCACAGGGCACACAGCTGTGGTGGAGGACGTGTCCTGGCACCTTCTACATGAATCACTGTTCGGCTCTGTGGCTGATGACCAGAAACTCATGAT CTGGGACACGCGATCTAATAACACCTCAAAGCCAAGTCATGCCGTGGATGCCCACACGGCTGAAGTCAACTGCCTGTCCTTCAACTCCTACAGCGAGTTCATTCTGGCCACTGGCTCGGCAGACAAG ACTGTTGCATTGTGGGATCTGCGTAACCTGAAGCTGAAGCTTCACTCTTTTGAGTCACACAAGGATGAAATCTTCCAG GTCCAGTGGTCTCCCCATAACGAGACCATCCTGGCTTCCAGTGGCACGGACAGACGCCTCAATGTTTGGGATCTTAG TAAAATCGGAGAAGAGCAGTCTGCGGAGGATGCAGAGGACGGGCCACCCGAGCTGCTG TTCATTCATGGTGGGCACACAGCTAAGATCTCTGATTTCTCCTGGAACCCAAATGACCCTTGGGTAATCTGTTCTGTGTCAGAGGACAACATCATGCAAGTATGGCAGATG GCTGAGAACATCTACAATGATGAAGAGCCGGACACCCCTGCGTCAGAGCTGGAAGGGCAGGCATCGTAA
- the LOC109047139 gene encoding U2 small nuclear ribonucleoprotein auxiliary factor 35 kDa subunit-related protein 2-like isoform X1, which produces MTAPPEPQDSQSRCETASVVLSQKQRRAILKRERRKRKRQAIAKLKEAALDHSQSEEHQTEDEEEQTADEQSERLHQEWLERERIAQEEFRLKKDREEEARKRKEEEERRIREEWEEQQRKEKEELEQKEQKKREREEAVQKMLDQAESQLENGIPWKNPDAPKDYGTEKDKANCPFFLKTGACRFGDRCSRKHDHPTSSTTLMVRGMFVVFGMEQSRRDDYDTDASLEYSEEEMHQQFLDFYEDALPEFKNAGRVVQFKVSCNYEPHLRGNVYVQYDTEEKCREAFMMFNGRWYAGRQLQCEFSPVTRWKTAICGLFDRRKCPKGKHCNFLHVYRNPDNEFWEADRDLHMSPDRSGGYSSRHFGSRDGVRSQRSPERISQRRWTDRRSHSRERYSYRGRQSRERRGCSRERRSQSSERRGGHSRERRSCSQESRGHSQERRGHSRERRSRSRGRHSRNGEKRSRSRSREKRKSEQSMTRRSMSQREQSRRSRSRSHSRDRLKQGECTSADSRRETSKSNSPKRVSKNRSVKRKSHRMESQSPLNSDRMDAHHHKHSKKSKKKKKGKKKHKRKKSKSRSSSSESDKDSRNEECDEKPAKSEERTAVASSTGSPADGVDTTDLEGCHPEEEIHCALTNANKSDGITQSG; this is translated from the exons atgacgGCTCCACCAGAGCCGCAGGACTCTCAGAGTCGGTGTGAAACTGCTTCTGTTGTGCTCAG tcAGAAACAACGACGAGCTATTCTTAAACGAGAGAGAAGGAAAAGGAAACGTCAAGCTATTGCTAAATTAAAAGAAGCAG CTCTAGATCATTCACAAAGTGAAGAGCACCAGACTGAAGATGAGGAAGAACAGACGGCTGATGAGCAGAG TGAGCGATTACACCAGGAATGGCTGGAGAGAGAAAGGATTGCACAGGAAGAATTCAGGCTGAAGAAGGACAGAGAAGAGGAGGCACGGAAAAGAAAGGAGGAAGAAGAG AGGAGGATCAGAGAGGAATGGGAGGAGCagcaaaggaaagaaaaagaggagCTGGAGCAGAAGgagcagaagaagagagagagagag GAAGCTGTACAGAAAATGCTGGATCAAGCAGAGAGTCAG CTGGAAAATGGCATTCCTTGGAAAAACCCTGATGCCCCAAAGGATTATGGAACAGAAAAGGACAAGGCAAACTGCCCCTTCTTTCTTAAAACGGGCGCTTGTAGGTTTGGAGACCG gtgcTCCCGAAAGCATGACCACCCAACCTCCAGCACCACTCTGATGGTGAGGGGGATGTTTGTGGTGTTCGGGATGGAGCAGAGCAGACGTGATGACTATGACACTGATGCCAGTCTTGAGTACAGCGAGGAGGAAATGCACCAGCAGTTCCTGGACTTCTATGAAGACGCTCTGCCAGAGTTCAAGAACGCAGGGAGGGTGGTGCAGTTCAag GTGAGCTGCAACTATGAACCTCACTTGAGAGGAAATGTTTACGTTCAGTATGACAC AGAGGAGAAATGTAGAGAAGCTTTCATGATGTTTAATGGCCGCTGGTATGCTGGAAGACAACTGCAATGTGAATTCTCTCCAGTAACTAGATGGAAGACAGCCATATGTG GACTTTTTGACAGGCGGAAATGTCCAAAGGGAAAACACTGCAACTTCCTCCATGTGTACAGAAACCCAGATAATGAATTCTGGGAGGCAGACCGTGATCTTCATATGTCCCCTGATCGCAGTGGAGGCTATTCTAGTCGCCATTTTGGCAGCAGAGATGGAGTACGGTCCCAACGTAGTCCTGAGCGCATATCCCAGCGTAGGTGGACAGATCGAAGAAGCCACAGCCGCGAGCGGTACAGTTACAGGGGAAGACAGAGCCGGGAGAGGCGGGGTTGTAGCAGAGAGAGGCGAAGTCAGAGCAGTGAAAGGCGTGGTGGTCACAGCAGAGAGAGGCGGAGTTGTAGCCAGGAGAGCCGTGGTCATAGTCAGGAGAGGCGGGGCCACAGCAGAGAGAGGCGGAGTCGCAGCAGAGGGAGACACAGTCGAAATGGGGAAAAGCGTAGTCGTAGCAGAAGCAGAGAGAAAAGGAAGTCAGAGCAATCAATGACAAGGAGATCAATGTCTCAGAGAGAGCAATCCAGAAGGAGCAGGAGCCGATCCCATAGCAGAGACCGGTTAAAGCAAGGTGAATGTACATCAGCAGACTCGAGGAGAGAGACGTCAAAATCAAACAGTCCAAAACGTGTGTCCAAAAACAGGTCTGTGAAACGGAAGAGTCACAGGATGGAGAGCCAAAGCCCATTAAACTCTGACCGAATGGATGCACATCACCACAAGCACTCTAAAAagagcaagaagaagaaaaagggcaaaaagaaacacaaaagaaagaagaGTAAATCACGCAGCTCAAGCTCGGAGTCTGACAAAGACTCGCGGAATGAGGAGTGTGATGAGAAGCCGGCTAAATCAGAAGAACGTACAGCTGTGGCATCCAGCACAGGTTCACCAGCAGATGGAGTAGACACCACAGATTTGGAGGGCTGTCACCCAGAAGAGGAAATCCATTGTGCGCTTACAAATGCTAACAAATCCGATGGCATCACACAGTCTGGAtag
- the LOC109047139 gene encoding U2 small nuclear ribonucleoprotein auxiliary factor 35 kDa subunit-related protein 2-like isoform X2, with the protein MQQESTSNEEHVSFQEAVQKMLDQAESQLENGIPWKNPDAPKDYGTEKDKANCPFFLKTGACRFGDRCSRKHDHPTSSTTLMVRGMFVVFGMEQSRRDDYDTDASLEYSEEEMHQQFLDFYEDALPEFKNAGRVVQFKVSCNYEPHLRGNVYVQYDTEEKCREAFMMFNGRWYAGRQLQCEFSPVTRWKTAICGLFDRRKCPKGKHCNFLHVYRNPDNEFWEADRDLHMSPDRSGGYSSRHFGSRDGVRSQRSPERISQRRWTDRRSHSRERYSYRGRQSRERRGCSRERRSQSSERRGGHSRERRSCSQESRGHSQERRGHSRERRSRSRGRHSRNGEKRSRSRSREKRKSEQSMTRRSMSQREQSRRSRSRSHSRDRLKQGECTSADSRRETSKSNSPKRVSKNRSVKRKSHRMESQSPLNSDRMDAHHHKHSKKSKKKKKGKKKHKRKKSKSRSSSSESDKDSRNEECDEKPAKSEERTAVASSTGSPADGVDTTDLEGCHPEEEIHCALTNANKSDGITQSG; encoded by the exons ATGCAGCAAGAGTCCACTTCCAATGAAGAACATGTATCTTTTCAG GAAGCTGTACAGAAAATGCTGGATCAAGCAGAGAGTCAG CTGGAAAATGGCATTCCTTGGAAAAACCCTGATGCCCCAAAGGATTATGGAACAGAAAAGGACAAGGCAAACTGCCCCTTCTTTCTTAAAACGGGCGCTTGTAGGTTTGGAGACCG gtgcTCCCGAAAGCATGACCACCCAACCTCCAGCACCACTCTGATGGTGAGGGGGATGTTTGTGGTGTTCGGGATGGAGCAGAGCAGACGTGATGACTATGACACTGATGCCAGTCTTGAGTACAGCGAGGAGGAAATGCACCAGCAGTTCCTGGACTTCTATGAAGACGCTCTGCCAGAGTTCAAGAACGCAGGGAGGGTGGTGCAGTTCAag GTGAGCTGCAACTATGAACCTCACTTGAGAGGAAATGTTTACGTTCAGTATGACAC AGAGGAGAAATGTAGAGAAGCTTTCATGATGTTTAATGGCCGCTGGTATGCTGGAAGACAACTGCAATGTGAATTCTCTCCAGTAACTAGATGGAAGACAGCCATATGTG GACTTTTTGACAGGCGGAAATGTCCAAAGGGAAAACACTGCAACTTCCTCCATGTGTACAGAAACCCAGATAATGAATTCTGGGAGGCAGACCGTGATCTTCATATGTCCCCTGATCGCAGTGGAGGCTATTCTAGTCGCCATTTTGGCAGCAGAGATGGAGTACGGTCCCAACGTAGTCCTGAGCGCATATCCCAGCGTAGGTGGACAGATCGAAGAAGCCACAGCCGCGAGCGGTACAGTTACAGGGGAAGACAGAGCCGGGAGAGGCGGGGTTGTAGCAGAGAGAGGCGAAGTCAGAGCAGTGAAAGGCGTGGTGGTCACAGCAGAGAGAGGCGGAGTTGTAGCCAGGAGAGCCGTGGTCATAGTCAGGAGAGGCGGGGCCACAGCAGAGAGAGGCGGAGTCGCAGCAGAGGGAGACACAGTCGAAATGGGGAAAAGCGTAGTCGTAGCAGAAGCAGAGAGAAAAGGAAGTCAGAGCAATCAATGACAAGGAGATCAATGTCTCAGAGAGAGCAATCCAGAAGGAGCAGGAGCCGATCCCATAGCAGAGACCGGTTAAAGCAAGGTGAATGTACATCAGCAGACTCGAGGAGAGAGACGTCAAAATCAAACAGTCCAAAACGTGTGTCCAAAAACAGGTCTGTGAAACGGAAGAGTCACAGGATGGAGAGCCAAAGCCCATTAAACTCTGACCGAATGGATGCACATCACCACAAGCACTCTAAAAagagcaagaagaagaaaaagggcaaaaagaaacacaaaagaaagaagaGTAAATCACGCAGCTCAAGCTCGGAGTCTGACAAAGACTCGCGGAATGAGGAGTGTGATGAGAAGCCGGCTAAATCAGAAGAACGTACAGCTGTGGCATCCAGCACAGGTTCACCAGCAGATGGAGTAGACACCACAGATTTGGAGGGCTGTCACCCAGAAGAGGAAATCCATTGTGCGCTTACAAATGCTAACAAATCCGATGGCATCACACAGTCTGGAtag
- the LOC109047151 gene encoding AP-1 complex subunit sigma-2 — translation MQFMLLFSRQGKLRLQKWYVPLSDTQKKKISREVIQIVLARKPKMCSFLEWRDLKIVYKRYASLYFCCAVEDQENELITLEIIHRYVELLDKYFGSVCELDIIFNFEKAYYILDEFILGGEAQETSKKNVLKAIEQADMLQEEAETPRSVLEEIGLT, via the exons ATGCAGTTTATGCTGCTCTTCAGCAGGCAGGGAAAACTGCGGCTTCAGAAATGGTACGTGCCTCTGTCAGACACACAGAAGAAGAAGATCTCCCGGGAGGTCATTCAGATAGTGCTGGCACGCAAACCCAAGATGTGCAGCTTCCTGGAGTGGAGGGATCTGAAAATAGTCTACAAAAG ATATGCCAGCCTGTACTTTTGCTGTGCTGTGGAGGACCAGGAGAATGAGTTGATAACCCTGGAAATCATCCACAGATATGTGGAGCTGCTGGACAAATATTTTGGCAGT GTGTGTGAACTGGACATTATCTTCAACTTCGAGAAAGCCTATTACATTCTGGACGAGTTTATACTGGGTGGTGAAGCCCAGGAGACATCGAAGAAGAACGTTCTGAAGGCCATAGAGCAGGCTGACATGCTGCAAGAG GAAGCAGAGACACCACGTAGTGTTCTGGAGGAGATTGGACTGACATAA
- the LOC109072094 gene encoding keratin, type I cytoskeletal 19-like has translation MSCSLHTSSCLSPKSMLSKSIVTPIRCGTITPCGPKAYSVYGCGFGGSTRISSSRVGCYPNLRCKIGGGDVCYGKPNSGGFRITLGNCDYIQLNEKCTMQNLNDRLASYLEKVRSLEAANANLERQIREYYEKKGPICQRDYSCYWNTINCLKEKIEAATINNADILLQIDNSKLAADDFRIKYEHELAVRQYVEADIANLQRLLDQTTLTKADLEIKIESLQEDLACLKKNHQEDVAALLCQLADTKVCVEVDAAPQQDLNKVLEEIRCHYENIIDKHRREQECWFKEKTGQLCKDVASNTECLETSRSQISDLRRTLQCLEIELQSQISMKRALECSLLETEARYSTMLAGFQKHIDAYEAELCQVRSGIEQQGRDYAALLDIKSRLEQEIATYRCLLEKLDIKTQEQDGVFVCVTPADTMFSCKQVI, from the exons ATGTCTTGCTCTCTCCATACATCATCCTGCCTCAGTCCCAAGAGCATGCTTTCTAAGTCCATAGTCACTCCAATTCGCTGTGGTACGATAACTCCTTGCGGACCCAAAGCCTACAGTGTTTATGGCTGTGGTTTTGGAGGAAGCACCCGCATCTCTTCGTCCAGAGTTGGTTGCTATCCAAATCTCAGGTGCAAAATCGGTGGAGGAGACGTATGTTATGGCAAACCGAACAGCGGAGGATTCAGAATCACGCTCGGGAACTGCGACTACATCCAACTGAATGAGAAGTGCACCATGCAGAACCTGAACGACCGTCTGGCGTCCTACCTGGAGAAGGTCCGCTCGCTGGAGGCTGCCAATGCCAATTTGGAGAGGCAGATCCGCGAGTACTATGAGAAGAAAGGGCCGATCTGCCAGAGAGACTACAGCTGCTACTGGAACACCATCAATTGCCTGAAGGAAAAG ATTGAAGCTGCTACCATCAACAACGCCGACATCCTCCTGCAGATCGACAACTCTAAACTGGCTGCTGATGACTTCAGGATAAA ATATGAGCATGAGTTAGCAGTGCGACAGTATGTGGAGGCCGACATCGCTAACCTGCAGCGCTTGCTGGACCAGACGACCCTGACAAAGGCCGACCTGGAGATAAAGATTGAGAGTCTGCAGGAAGATCTAGCATGTTTGAAGAAGAACCACCAGGAG GATGTGGCAGCACTACTGTGTCAGCTGGCAGACACAAAAGTGTGTGTGGAAGTGGATGCTGCTCCTCAGCAAGACCTGAACAAGGTTTTGGAAGAAATCCGTTGTCATTATGAGAACATCATAGACAAACACCGCAGAGAACAGGAGTGCTGGTTCAAAGAGAAG ACGGGGCAACTGTGCAAAGATGTGGCCAGCAATACAGAGTGCCTAGAAACCTCTAGGTCACAGATCTCAGATTTGCGGCGTACCTTGCAGTGCCTGGAGATCGAGCTACAGTCTCAAATCAGCATG AAAAGAGCACTGGAGTGCTCACTGTTGGAAACAGAGGCTAGGTACAGCACTATGCTAGCAGGTTTCCAGAAACATATCGACGCTTACGAGGCAGAGCTTTGTCAGGTGCGCAGTGGCATTGAGCAGCAGGGCAGAGATTATGCTGCACTGCTGGACATCAAGAGCCGTCTGGAGCAGGAGATCGCCACCTACAGGTGTCTCCTGGAAAAGCTGGACATTAA GACTCAAGAACAGG atggggtttttgtgtgtgtgacgcCAGCTGACACAATGTTCAGTTGTAAACAAGTTATATGa